DNA sequence from the Nycticebus coucang isolate mNycCou1 chromosome 23, mNycCou1.pri, whole genome shotgun sequence genome:
CACAGGCAGGTCCTTATCCCCACCACGGTCACGGGTTGTCCCTGGTGGATGGTGCCCAGGCATGGGAGGGGCAGTCGCCGGGGTCCACGGCTTCTTCCTGGCCTGGCAGAGCCATAGGAGCACAGTGCCCAGGGTAAAGACGGCACCAGCTGGGATGCCAATGACCACAGGCCATGGGAGGCTGGTGGTTGAGGAAGAGGGGGCCACTGGTGGCCCTGGCGGTTTGGGGTCtgcaagagagacagagaaaaggaagtaGGGAGGACGTCACCACAAGAATGGGGAGCGTCTACCTAAGATGGcccacagtgtatgtggcagtGACAGCACCCCTGGCTGCCCTGccccgggggtggggggatggcCTGACCCGCATGGCCCTGGGGGGACAACCACACACCTGGCAGCACAGTGAGGAAGGCACTGCGGAAGCTGTAGCCCATGGTGTTGGCGCCCAGGCAGATGTACATGCCTGCATCATCCTGGCGGGCACGTGTGATGAGGAGCTTGTTGAGGTAGGAGCCATCGGGCCGCGACCACACGTCGCCTGTGGGCAGCACCACGAACTTCTGGCCACCCACATCGATGGTGGAGTTGTGGCGGCCCTCAGCACCATACTCCACCCGCTTCAACCACTGGATCACAGGCTTCACATCGCTGCGTACCTTGCACTGGAAGGACGTCGTCCCCCCAAAGTCCACTGTTGTGTTCACGGGGTGTGTGCCTGTAAGCACAGGCTTCGAGCGGGTCCTCTCTACACAGGGACACAGAGCTGTGGCATGGCTCCTGGGCCCCAGTCCCCAGCCCCACCAGGCCCCCAGCCCCCCACACTCACGGATCACGTCCACCTTATAGGTGGCATTGATGGCACCTGCCCGGTTCGACACTCGGCATGTGTACTTGCCGCTGTCCTCCGGCCGCAGGTTCTTCAGGCTCAGTGTCCACTTCTTCTTCCTGTGTTCACTGGCCTCTGGGCGTGTCAAAGCCTGGTCATCTTTCATCCACATGATGTCAGGCCGTGGATGCCCACTGGCCACACACTTTAGCCGCACAGAGCTGCCCACTGGCCGTGCGATCACACGGCGCCTCATCTTGGACGGTTGCGTGAAGCGGGGCCGCGCTGTGGGGTGGGCAGCATCAGGGTCAGCGGACACAGGTCCAAGGGGCACCAGGAGGGATAGCtgccactcccccaccccacagaTAGGTACCCTAAATGCATGCTCACCCCACTGGTGACTGGCTGGGTCCTCCTGGCCCCCAGAGGAGCCCTCAGGCCCTAGACTCTCCTTGCCTGGGCTGACGTCatctgcagaggcagggaggacccATTGGGAGGACAGGTGAGGGGTCCCAAGGAGTCCCCACCAGGCTGCAACACAGCCCCCCAAGCAAAAGACCAGGGCCACACGTCACAGAACCCAGGGACAGCTGAACAGGTGATCCCACAGGCAGGGCTGTGACTGGAGGGCTGGCTGCCACCCCCCTCTGGCTCCAGGGGGTCTGCAAGACCGGGGGGCTGGCCCAGCAGCAGCTGCAGTAACCTTAGCCCACATCAAGGGGCCGAGGGCTTGGCAAACAGACATGGCTCACATACCGCCTGGTCATCATCCCCTCTGAAAAGATGGAGGGAATGGCCACAGTGCTCCTATCACACACACAGAGGAGGCCCTCAGGGCCCATGTTGGGCAGTGCTGGGGCAGGGCATGTGGAGGAATgtcccctctgcccaccctgtGACAGCCGCCTCCTCAACCAAGCCTGAGACCAAGGCCCAGGCTGTCTCAAGCTACCAAGATGCAGCTGGGGGTATGGGTTGGGCCCTTCATCCCTGAAAGGGGCCAGCCTGGCTCCTGGGAGCCCCGCCCCAGGGAGTTGGGTAGGGGCAGGCAGGCAAGCTCAAGCACTTGGTACCAACGTGCGGAGGGTGTGTCGACGGGACACCTGTCCATTCCCCAATGCCCAGGCCCCAGGggcagaagagaacagaaaggccGTTCGTCCCGGCGGCCCCTCTGAACTCGGAAACCTGAGCCTCAAAGTCACAGCCGACACCAGAGTGCACCCTGCCAAGACCACAGCCCCGCCCCGGCTTCCAGTGGGACTCCTGCCCCAGAGGAAGGAAGCAACCTCAGGGACCCAGTCTGGGGGCGGTGACATTGTCAGGCCATCCTGGGTCCTGTCCAGGTCCTGGTGGGCCCAGCAAGTGGGTGATTTGCTGCCTAAGGCTGTGTTGGCTCGCCTGCCCCAGGTGTGGCCCCAGGGCACCCGCCCCTGCCCAGGTGATCTCTGGTTGGAGCCCTGACTAACCCATCACGATGAGGGTGTAGTTAACACTGAGGCTGCCGAAGCCATTGGTGGCCTTGCACACGTAGATGCCAGCATCCTCAGACTCCACCTCCTTCACTTTCAGGCCCTGGGGCAGCACACGGAAGCGGCTCCAGCCACTGTGGATCGTGCGGCCATCCTTGGTCCACATGGTCAGTGGTGGTGGGTCACCCTCCACAGGGCACTGCAGACGCAAGGTGCGGCCTAGCCGAGCCACTTGCCGTGGGATCACCTTGTCTGCCATCCTTGGGGGGCCTGTGGGGTGACAGAGAGTTTGGTCACAGAGGACAGGATCGTGGGAATCCAGAGTAGTGGTGGGCATGTGAGGGATCCTGTTGGTATGGCACTAGGGGGCAGGGCTCTGCCTGGTACCAGCCCGGGATGGGAAGCAGAGGCCAAGCACAGGGCCCTCTTCCCAGACCATGGCAGCCATATCCACCCAGCGCCCACTGAGCTCAGGGCCCGGCCCCAAACAGCAAGCCAGCGACTCCATATCCTCTGAGCACAACCCGGAGGCAGGCTTTCATCAAAGGAAGACAAGAGCCTGGCTCTCAGCATAGTCTGACTGAATAATCCCTCAAAACCATGAATCAAGAACATGGGGCCACCTCATGTCATTCCCCAGCCACATGGGAAGGAACGACAGGGCAGAGGCCCAGGCCCCTGCACTCTGGGACCCAGCACCACAGAGGAGAGCACCATGCTCCCCAGGCCACTCATGCCAATGCCCTGTGAGCCATGACTTCCAGGCATCACCCAAGTTGCTGGAGCAGCTTGCCCCAACCAGGCAACCAGGTGTGCATACATGGGCATGCAACTGTCTGTGAAAGCACCATGTGCCCACTGCCCCTGTGCTGGGTCAGTCACAGAAACATCTGCCCAGGTGTGTCTGCCTAGCCCAGGAGCCATGCCCTCTCAGATGGCTTCACCTCCAGAGAGCACAACCCCAAGCCCCTTGGGTCTGAGGACACGAGTGTGGAGAAGGCAGAAGTTGGGAGGGGGGCCCAGAAGCTGGAACGTGGTTTGGCCCAAGGAGCTGGACCTCCAGCCTGGTGGCCATGAGGAGGGACTCACAACAGAAAGGCCAAGGCTCTCCAAGGCTGCCTTCCCCCAGAATGTCACCAAGAAGCCAAGTCCAGGCCTGGGGCCTGTGTCCCACCAACCTCTGCCCTGCCTGGGGAACTCCATGTTGTGAGCCCACCTGATAGCCTGGTCAAGTGGGTTCCCAGACACAAAGACCCTGCAGGCACGAGCAATGCAAGGGCCTAGGCCTGGGCAGTGCTCTTGCGGGAGATGTCCTCGGTACACACTGTTCCTAAGACCCCACTCGCCAGCCCATTGGTAAGAGGTGTTCATGTGTCTACCCCACACCGCAGCCACCCCTGTCTGGGAGGGTCAGCAAGCCTGAGGTGTCAGACTGCTACCATGAGGGGGCCTGAGGGCAGCATGTGCTGCCAACAACCAGCCAGCACTGCCTCAACTCCTGATTACCAGCTGGCTCTGGGACCAGCTATGGCAAACCCGTCCAGAGGGCTGCCATGGGCACCTTCAGAGACCCTCACAGAGTGCCCTATGCCACCTCTTTGGAGCCCACTCCTGCTAGATGGCAAGAACTGATAGCCTGAGGGAGGGTCCAGGGTCCCCCAGTGGATACCATCCTAGCCCTACTGGGGGCTAGGCTGTGGGGACAGAGGTTTCCTCCAGTTCTCCAGGGGACGGGGGGCGGGAGGAAACCTCTCCTGACTCATGTCTCCTTCCTGATGGCCAGCCTTCCTCTGCACATTCTGCTCCCTCCACGACCAGCCCAGGGGAGGGTCTCGGAGTCCATGGACACACAGCCACCTGACCCCTCAGCCCTTCCAGGGTCCCAGGCCCACCCCAGGGAGACCCTGACTGATACCTGCTGCTCCCCTCCATGAAGCCTCCCATGCTGCAGGACCTGCTCGTCTGGGCAGACACCAGGCACAGGCCTTACAAATCTACAGGCCACTGTCTGGAAGGAGCAAGTGGAGAAACTGCTCTAACCTGTCCTGGGGGCGCTGGACCCAACACCTCCATGCCCTGAAAAGGAGCCACCCAGTGGCAGAGAAGCCCTACCCTGGCTATACTGTCAGAGGGTCACCTGCAGCCTGGCCCCCTCCCTGCCTCAGGGAAAAGGAAGCAGGTCAGAAGTGTCTGTGGGAAACAGGAGCGGACAGGCACAGAGGGAGCTGTCAGGACCCACCCAGTCACTGTCAAGTGACAAAGCCAGTGACCTCCAGGTAGCCGGAACTGTGGCCCCCAGGGCAGCAGCCCCACCAGAGGAGCCAGCCTTATcctaaagcaaacagccctccaTTTGCCCTTCCCCTCTCCAGGCCAACCCTGCCACACCCACTCCCACCTGAGCACCCCATCAGATCCTGGGGACTTTGGCTGCCAAGACAGCTGCCTCTGCTCTGTATTTGGCCAGAAAAGATCCCCTGTTCACCAGGACAGGAATCCTACCACTTGACCAGTGGGCAACAACTGAGGCCCAGAAGCACCTGCTAGAGAACCTAGGAGGACCCTCAGCATGGGGACATTGCGGGGGCTGGGCCTTCACACCTACACCTTGGCCCTGACAAGTCGCCAGTACAGGGGCTGCAGGTACAGGGTGGTGGGCAGGCCAGGGAGCCAGGGCTGGGCCAAGGTCTCATTGCACCAATGGGTACAGGAGGCTGGGTACAGGGGCCAGcacccccttctcttccctcccacccctcccctccagcCCTACCCTTCATGTGTGAAAAACAGGCAGGAAGTGGAGGCTGCCCCACAGCAGCAGGGCCCAGAGGGGACACAGCAACCTGGGGGTTCACCTGCCCTGCTCCTGTGGAACTGTGGTCCCCAATCCCAAGGCCACAGACTAGAATCAGTCAGACGCCTGTTGGGAACCAGGTCCCACAGCAGGTGTTGAGCAGCGAGCGAGGGAGGGCAGCTTCTTCTATGTTTACAGCCCTCCTCTTGGcaccactgcctgagctccatctCCTGTCAGGTCAGCGGTAGCATCAGTCTCATAGGAGCTCAGATTCTTCTGTGAAGTGTGTGTGCCGAGACATAGGTTGTGCCtccttatgaaaatctaatgcATCTCCCACCCCGGGTCTGAGGAAATGTGTGTTTcatgaaactagtccctggtgccaaaaaggttggggaccattgGTCTGGACCAAGCCCACATGAGCCCAGGCCCCAGGCCACCCAAAGCTCAGGCACGTCACACATCTTGTCACACTGTACCAGACAAAGCAGGGAGGACAACTgtccacaaacacacacccaatGTCCAGCATTCCCAGACACACACTATCCCAGAGACAAACTCTGTGCCCAGACCATGTCCCCAGATGTACACTCTGTCCCCAATGTCCCCAACACACTCTGTCCCCAGACCATATCCCCAGATACATACCTTGTCCAGAGACACACACTCTCCCCAGTGTCCTCAGACACACATTATGTCCAGAGACAACATCCCAAGATGCTCACTATCCCCAGATACACCATGTCCCTGGATACACATTCTTTCTCCAATGTCCCCACTCTCCCAGACACCCCTCAGAACCCAgacagggtggggagggcaggagccCCAGGATGAGGAGCAGCCCTGGGAAGATAGGCAGAATACCCCCAGGCTCAGCAGTCTTCATTGGCCCAGCTCCCCAGGCCTCACTATCCCCACCAGTGCACCCTCCCCACACCTCCTTCTCCCATACTTTCATGGGTGCACCCATGACCCCATAGAGGCCCCACATTGGCTGCCCCGCTCAATCCATACCCAAGCCCTTCCTGGAGCCTGgtatacagcaggtgctcaagGAAGGTTGGCTAAGAGAATAAGGTAGGAGTAGCGTCAGGCACAAAGGCAGGAGCCAGGGCTGCCAGCAGCTTCCTACCCTCCCatggcgggggggtgggggggcacctCCTTATGCTGCTTGGCACTGGGTACACAGGCCCTAGAACTCAGCCCACAGCCTAGGAGGGCATAAGCCCAGTGTGCAGGGACATACAATGCACATGGGCTGGCCAGCATGGAAAGCTCGCACTTTCTGGAGCTGCTTTGCCATTCTCAAAGGTTCTTGGGTCTAAGTGGAGGCCCAGCCCAGCTTAGCACTGGGCACCCCTAGGGCCTCCACAGCTCAGGCCAGCTATGTCCTCCCATCTATAGAGCCTACAGGGCTGTGTTAGAATCCTTCCCTGTAGCCAAGGACATGGGGACACCTCAGGGACAGATTTGCAGGGCCACGCAAGACCTGGTACACCTGGGGAGTGTAGGGCAGGTAGAAGCTGATAGCTGGGGAGCCTGGTCCCACAGCTGACCCCCCCAGTCAAGCCTCTGACCTTGACCTTGAGCTCCGTTCACAGAGGGACTGGACAAATGCTGGCCCTGACCAGCCTCAGACATGGAGGGAGTGCTGCGTGTGGGAATCCCCAGTCAGCTTTTGACAGCTACCTCCCCAGCAAGACCTGCATGGCCCCAAGACCTTTGGGCTGGAAGGTGATGGACCCAGCCATGGGATGGGGCAGCTGGACCCCCTCCTGGAGAAGCAAAGTGGGTTAGAGAGCTCAGAGGAGTGTGTGGGCCCTGACTAGAGGGCTGTGAGGGGAGCCAGGTTCAGCCTGGCTCACGCAGACCCCTGCACAAGGCCTCAGGGAGCACACAGAGCCCACCTGAGTGTGACGACCTAAGGAGTATGCCCAGAGGTAACAGGCCGACCAGCTGCAGAGCCCTCTGAGGACAGTGCCCCCAACTCCTGGAAGCATGTGCCCAGTACCCTGTTCTGACAAGGAGACGTGGTCCCTGCACCCATGCTGGCCCCCCAGGGGCTCCCAGCACAGGGTGAATAGGGAACCCCAGAGACAGTGGCCTCAGGGCCCAGAACCTTCCCCtaagaggcagagaacagcaggCCATGCCCCACATGAGATGCTCAGGCAAgcacatgggcacacacacatgctctgcACAGTGTGCACAGACCCAGGGCAGCCCTGGGCACTAGACCTTCAGGATCTGAGGAGGATTCTGGAGAACCCCCAGGTCCAGGCACCCTGGGCCCATGAGTGGACAAAGCATCCAGTCTACCCTTGCCCAGAAGTGAGCACCAAGCTGGCCAATAAGCTGGGCTGGCCCTCGGGACACCACACAGCCCCCTTCCCCAGGTCAATGCCTGCTTTTGGAGTCTTCAGATAGCACCATCGGTTGGCCCTGGCCCTAGCACCAATGGCTCTTCCTCCCCTCAGGGCTCTCATGGCACCACAGCACATCAGCAATGCCATTGCCCCCACCTCAGAGACAGCTGTCTACCTGCTAGAGCTAGGGGTTCCCTACCTGGTACCCTCAGAAGGATCCCGCCCCCATGCTCTGATCCCTGACCCAGCAGCCTATCACCATCTTTGTGGTGTCAGCAAGGAAGTTGACTAAGCCTAGGATTCCCAGCCTGACCAGTGAACAGCCAGGCCTATCGGGCACCTCCAGGCACAGAGCCCTCACTCCTGCCCCAATAACAGGGCTGAGGCACTGAGCAAGCAAGATAAGGCCATTTGGCCCCATGAGGCCCCCATAATGTGTACATCTGGCCTATAACACTGGGCTACAGACCAAGCCCCATGGTCACCACTGGGGACAGGCAGGTGGGCTGTAGGGAGCACAGTGGCCCTGAAGCCACGGGCCTGGTGCCCTCTAGTCTCACAGGAGCCCACAGGGTCTGGGCACTCCCCAGCCTAACTCCCCTGCCCTACCCACTGCTCTCCAGCTTCTATGAcatctcagggaaaaaaataaaaaacccactgTGCTTCCTGCCAAGACTGGAAGCCCCCTGCCCCCTAGGATGTTTCCTAGGAGCCCCTACCCCATACTGCTGCTCCCCCAGGTGACATAGACATCTACCTCTCCTCCTAGGCCTGCCCTGGCCAGGGCCACCTCCCCTTCTACCCCACTTTACAGCCATCCTGGCCTATAGACCCGGCAGCTACTGCCCCCTGGAGCAGACCTTGGATCCTTAGGCTGAAGGCAGCTGCAGGCAAGGTGAAGTGGCACTTGACATGTGTCACAGGGTGCAGTATGTGGCCTGAGACTGCTGGACAAGGGGCAGCACCAGGTCTAGGCTGCACGGAGGGTTGGTGGACACAGCCCACTCTCCAGCACAGCCAGAGCTCTGAGCCAGGACTGGGTGAGCCCAAGGCTGGAGGCCACAGCCAGGGAAAAACCAACATTTCCCCTAGTAAGGGCCACGGCACCCTGCAGAGGCTGAAAGGCGGCTGTGAGCCCAGAGGCCCACTGATTCCTGCACAATGGATAAAGGGGCCTGCGGTCGGAGTTTCCAGGCCCAGCCAAAGGCGACTTTGTTCACggttccctccctcccccccccaaggGGACAGTGATTTATTTTCCCTTCCAGGAGTGGGGCCCTGAGACGTGCATGGGGCGGCTGGCCCAAACCTCTACTcacagccactgagcctggctccGGCAAGTCCACCTCAGTCCCTCTGCACACTGGCCAGCCCTGGCCTGGAGGGGTCTGAGGAAGGACAGCCCTGGGCAGCCTAGCCAGGGACCAAGGTCATGGGTCACATACTCTCAGCCTCCTTTCTGGCACAGCATCCCCAGCGGGGAGTCCCTGAGACCATCCCAGAGTGCAGGGCTCTGCAGACAGGCTCCAGGCTTGCCTGGCTTGAGGCATGGCTTACCCCAAGCACACTGACCAGGTCTAGAGGATGGGGAGTGGCCTCCTGGGCTGGCTGCATAGAGAGTGCTCCCCAGGGCCATCTGTGCAAAAGTTCAAAGGTGGCACTTCTCAGAAATCCCCTAAAATGACTTCTTTCAAAGTTATTTGTGGAAGGTATTTAATTCTAAACCTCTCAAGTTCCCACTGtgagaaacaaaatggaaacagagaaaaccaaatcaaatcttttttcaaatttgaaaaaaaagaagcttAAGACAAACCCACCAAGATTGTGAAAGTTTGGGAAAAGGGGAACTTCTTAAACATGACCCAAGACTAGTGATGTACCATTTCTAGAAACTGTGACCCCACAGGGAAAAGACTTCAAAAAATGACCCAAGACCTCTACATGCTGGCCAACCCAGATGAAGGTCCAGCTGGGTCTAGTGGGGCAAACACTCCTCCCCATGTCCACCTGACCATAGGGTCCTTCCCCTTGGACACAGCTCCCTCCAGCTCCAGGGCTTCACCAGGCAACAACAGTGGCAGACAGACAGCAACCTCCAAGGCTGCAGCCAAGGGGGCCCAGGGCAAAGGGAGTGGCCTCTCTGGTTGTCTCAGCAAAGAGGCAGGCCCTACTGGGCCACTGCCATCCACCACTCAGCTTCAGCTCCGGGCAGTGACCATGGCAGGACAGAGGCCTCCAGAGCCTCCCTGGCTGAGTGGCCCAAGGACAGGCaggtgcaggggtgggggtgcATAGCAGTTAAAAGAGGAACCAAAGTCTCGGCCACTGGCCATGTGGGGGCTCACCCAGCATGGCCTAAGTGCCCGCAATGACCAGGTCACTGCCTGGGCCCTCAGAACAGCCGCCAGCCTGGCTGAGCCTGGACAGCCCCCAccctccagccagccagccagtccCTGGCGGGCGGGGGGGTACTATGGCATAAGGCCCACCTGGGCCGCCGCCTGCCACCCAACACCCGAACGTGGCCATATAAGGCCAGGTTGGGCTGGGTGCGCTCACCCAGTGGCGGGGGCGGGGTGCGAGGCCTCAAAGGACTGGTGGACAGAGCAAGGGACGATCCTGAGTGGTCAGCACACCCAAAGGGCCGGCCTGGCTACAGAGGAGGCCAGGACTGTGTCTTTCTGCTCCTAGAACATGGCGGAAACGCATCACCCACCCGCCACAGATGTCCCTTGGTGGAGCTGGGTACCGGGGTAGAGATGTCCACCTGAACATCAGACATGTGGGGATAGACCCAGGCTGTGGTGTAGTGGGTGCTGAGAGGTACAGTGCGGGGCCCTGCAGTGGGAAGTCCTCAGGTGTCTGCCCCAAGATGGCCCCTGCCAACCCATGAGGCCCCTAAGGTCTGGGTCTCAACCCCGCCATGCAGCTTCTATCCTGCATCGCCTGCCTGGGGGGGGCAGGCCCAGCACTGGgtcagggctggggtggggactgTGGGTCAGTGTGAGTTCCAGGCCCTAAGAAGGTCACCAACGTTCCGTCTAGCTCACCCTGGCCTCTTAGGGTTTTTGCAGGTTCCCAAGGTCCCAACTGGGTCCACTCCCTAACGATCCATAGGATGACCAGTTGCTCCAGCTGCAGGTATGCGTGTGAAAGTGCATGCGTGTGCAAGACTAGAAGCGTGTCCTGAGGAGAGCAAGGTTAGAGCCCACCTGGTGGCAAGAGTGAGGTAGGCCCCACTCTTGAGGGGGGGACCCTGTGGATGAGGGGGCCCTCCTGTGCTGGGGGGGCTGGGTGAGCTGGATGGCAGGGGCAGGCGCAGGGCTCCTGCCAGGCCACACTGTGGCAGGGTTCAGGGCCACAGCGGGGAAAGGGGCGGTGCTGGCCAAGGCCAGGCTGCCGGGCCCAGTGCCAAAACTCACCTCGGGCGGCGGTGGCCCCAGGGAGGGTCCCCAGCAGCAgcggtggcagcagcagcagcagcaacaacgcGGGACACAGCGTCATCTCGGCCTGCCCAGACCTGGGGGCATTGGGTGAGTGATCACTCAGTGCCAGGACGAAGTCCCCAGTCTCCGACCCAGGGGCCCATGGGCCCAGGGCCACAGCCACCCAAGTCCTGGACCGGGGTCGGTTGGTCCCCACTGGGCAACGCTCCAGGCAGAGGAAGCCGCAGCGGGAGAGAAGCCTTGGATATCAAAGGCAGACAAAGGGTTTACACTAATTACCGTCCTCCCCCGCCACCCCCCTCTCTCCAAACACCGTCTGGATTCCTGGCGCTTGTAACTCCGGCCCTGCCCGCGGGATACACAACACTGAGCCGCCCCACAGATTAGCGGACAAATTTGCGCTGGGGGGCCCCCACGTGGGGTGCGGGGGCGGGGCGCAGGGCAGCACCGCAGGCCGGGCAAGAGCAGTGGCGCGTGACCCGTGCCTGGTAGCTCCGCAGAGGGGTAAGGAGGCCAGGGACTGGACCCGCGCGCTCGTGCCCCGGACCCCCGACCTTCACCAGTTTGCCCACCCGGGGTCGCGGACGCGCGCGGCGGGGCTCACCTCGGCGGGGACTCAGTGGTCAGGCAGGCGCACGGGCGAAGGAACTCAGAACTGGGCCCACGGGGTGCGCTCCGCGATCATCGCCGCCTCGGGCGCGGCATCCCGCCGCCCTGCGCCCCCGGGCCCGGCCTCGGGCGGGGTGGCGCTACCTGGGCACGGGCGGCTTGGGCCGGAGCCGGGTCTGGCGACGGCGCGCGTGATCCCGGGCCAGGCAGGTGCCGGGGGAGTGTCCGCAGGCCGGGGGCCAGGGCCAAGGTCCCGGGGCGGCGGGGCAAGGGGCCCAGGACGCCGCGCCGCGAGGCGTCCTTCCCTGCGGGGCTTTGTCGACTCTCCCAGAGCGAGCGCGGAGCCCGCCGCGCGCCCCGCCCCTCACAACTTCCAGCCAATTCGCGCGCACCGGCCCGCCCCGCGCCCCGCCCCGCACCAAAACTTCTCCCCAATCCGCGCGCGCACCGCCCAGTCTGCCAGGCTCCCTGGCCTTAACCCTAGCGGTGCGGGCAGCCCGGCGGGCGGGGCGGCTTCCCGGGGCGTGGCTCTCCACGCCCGGCCCCTGCCGGGCTCTCGAGCCCCTGGGGCCCGAAGGCAACTCGAGACTGCTCTGGGGCTGCCACGACCACCCCACACCCTCGCCCAGACCTGAGTAACCGATCCCAGGGCAGGCCCCTGGACTCCCAGAGCCGGCTCTGGCCGGGCCACTGTCGCCTGGCCTCTGCCCATCCCAGTCTCCAGCCAGGACTGTGTCCCTCGTGGCCCGGGGCGGGGGAAGATGTGGTGAACTGGACGGCCGCGCGGCGCTTCCC
Encoded proteins:
- the FGFRL1 gene encoding fibroblast growth factor receptor-like 1 gives rise to the protein MTLCPALLLLLLLPPLLLGTLPGATAARGPPRMADKVIPRQVARLGRTLRLQCPVEGDPPPLTMWTKDGRTIHSGWSRFRVLPQGLKVKEVESEDAGIYVCKATNGFGSLSVNYTLIVMDDVSPGKESLGPEGSSGGQEDPASHQWARPRFTQPSKMRRRVIARPVGSSVRLKCVASGHPRPDIMWMKDDQALTRPEASEHRKKKWTLSLKNLRPEDSGKYTCRVSNRAGAINATYKVDVIQRTRSKPVLTGTHPVNTTVDFGGTTSFQCKVRSDVKPVIQWLKRVEYGAEGRHNSTIDVGGQKFVVLPTGDVWSRPDGSYLNKLLITRARQDDAGMYICLGANTMGYSFRSAFLTVLPDPKPPGPPVAPSSSTTSLPWPVVIGIPAGAVFTLGTVLLWLCQARKKPWTPATAPPMPGHHPPGTTRDRGGDKDLPVSATLSPGPGMGLCEELGPPATPQLLLGSGPVTGPKLYPKLYTDIHTHTHTHSHVEGKVHQHQHIHYQC